A region from the Vicia villosa cultivar HV-30 ecotype Madison, WI linkage group LG3, Vvil1.0, whole genome shotgun sequence genome encodes:
- the LOC131662114 gene encoding WRKY transcription factor WRKY24-like has protein sequence MTSSFFSDLLNSPTDRDNLRNTERSHHHHRPNNVLLDQTGSGLPKFKSTPPPSLPLSPTPLFSPSYFSIPHGFSLSELLDSPVLLNSSHVLPSPTTGSFANNQSLNWKNNNYGEKQQNVKSEDENFSRFSFQAQPMLQTSTTNTTQNGWSFQETTKQDGLISSGMNMSMVKTENSSSIHSFTQENNSINGQNNHKGDYSNYQTQPQQQVQTLSRRSDDGYNWRKYGQKQVKGSENPRSYYKCTYPSCPTKKKVERALDGQVTEIVYKGNHNHPKPVANKRNMSSMSSSSSSLANPPSNNQYGNDMQMVLVATPENSSISVGDDEYEQSSHKSGGDHEFCDDDQPDAKKWRIEGENEGISSGIGNGTVRQPRVVVQTTSDIDILIDGYRWRKYGQKVVKGNPNPRSYYKCTNPGCQVRKHVERASQDLRSVITTYEGKHNHDVPAPRGSGNLSINKPIPNIPTMNNTMSANNGFFNHEMLQNNGFPMDSYVNMNQQRVDNVIRGRAKEEPVVEDDSFFDSLLS, from the exons ATGACCTCCTCTTTCTTCTCCGACCTTCTAAATTCCCCCACAGACAGAGACAACCTCAGAAACACCGAAAGATCTCACCATCATCATCGTCCTAATAATGTTTTGTTGGATCAAACCGGTTCCGGTTTACCAAAATTCAAGTCCACACCTCCTCCATCACTTCCTCTCTCTCCCACACCTCTCTTCTCTCCTTCTTACTTTTCCATCCCTCATGGCTTCTCCCTTTCCGAGCTTCTTGACTCTCCAGTTCTTCTCAACTCTTCTCAT GTTTTACCATCTCCAACAACCGGATCATTTGCCAATAATCAAAGCTTAAATTGGAAGAATAATAACTATGGTGAAAAGCAGCAAAATGTCAAGtcagaagatgaaaacttctcaaGATTCTCCTTCCAAGCTCAACCTATGCTTCAAACTTCAACAACCAACACAACTCAAAAC GGATGGAGTTTCCAAGAAACAACAAAACAAGATGGCTTAATATCTTCTGGAATGAATATGAGTATGGTGAAAACAGAAAACTCTTCATCAATTCATAGTTTCACACAAGAGAATAATTCTATTAATGGACAAAACAATCACAAGGGAGATTATAGCAATTATCAAACTCAGCCACAGCAACAAGTTCAAACACTTAGTAGAAGATCAGATGATGGATACAATTGGAGAAAGTATGGACAAAAACAAGTGAAAGGAAGTGAGAATCCAAGAAGTTACTATAAATGCACATATCCAAGTTGTCCAACTAAGAAAAAAGTTGAAAGAGCTTTGGATGGACAGGTCACTGAAATAGTTTATAAAGGGAATCATAACCATCCTAAGCCCGTGGCTAACAAGAGGAACATGAGTTCAATGTCTTCCTCTTCGTCGTCACTTGCGAATCCTCCTTCAAATAATCAATATGGAAATGATATGCAAATGGTGTTGGTTGCCACGCCGGAGAATTCTTCTATATCGGTCGGAGATGATGAATATGAGCAGAGTTCTCATAAATCGGGTGGAGATCACGAGTTTTGTGACGATGATCAACCCGATGCCAAAAAATG GAGAATTGAAGGTGAAAATGAGGGAATATCATCAGGAATTGGAAATGGAACAGTGAGGCAACCTAGAGTTGTGGTTCAAACAACAAGTGACATTGATATTCTAATTGATGGGTACAGATGGAGAAAATATGGACAAAAAGTAGTAAAGGGAAACCCAAATCCAAG GAGTTACTACAAGTGCACAAACCCTGGATGTCAAGTTCGAAAACATGTGGAAAGAGCTTCACAAGACCTAAGATCAGTGATAACAACCTACGAAGGAAAACACAACCATGATGTTCCTGCACCACGTGGAAGTGGAAACCTCTCTATCAACAAACCAATACCTAATATACCAACAATGAACAACACCATGAGTGCTAACAATGGATTCTTCAACCATGAGATGCTGCAGAACAATGGATTTCCAATGGATTCTTATGTGAATATGAATCAACAACGTGTGGATAATGTTATTAGAGGTAGAGCCAAGGAGGAGCCTGTAGTAGAAGATGACTCGTTTTttgattctttgctatcttga
- the LOC131658452 gene encoding uncharacterized protein LOC131658452 produces the protein MTNSQPPGALPSATVTNPRDNNHVNAVTTRSNKSNDKPEKNSDEEDILIEVDVEIKENEVGMKIPVKKKDRGSVTIPCTIGDRSFKKALIDLGASVSLMPLSIYKRLGIGKVQDTRMTLQFADQSVKRPYGVVEDVLVKIDKFVFPVDFVILEMPEDEEIPIILG, from the exons ATGACTAACTCTCAACCACCGGGTGCTCTACCTAGTGCTACGGTTACGAATCCCAGAGACAATAATCATGTGAACGCTGTGACTACCAGAAGCAATAAATCCAATGACAAACCTGAGAAGAATTCTGATGAAGAAGATATATTGATTGAAGTGGATGTAGAGATTAAAGAAAATGAGGTT ggcatgAAGATTCCGGTTAAAAAGAAAGATCGAGGTTCAGTAACTATTCCATGCACCATCGGTgataggtctttcaagaaagctctgattgatttgggagcaagtgtAAGTCTTATGCCATTATCCATCTACAAAAGATTGGGAATAGGTAAAGTACAAGATACACGAATGACACTTCAGTTTGCTGACCAATCGGTGAAAAGACCGTACGGAGTGGTAGAAGACGTGTTGGTGAAAATCGACAAGTTCGTATTCCCTGTAGATTTTGTTATTCTAGAGATGCccgaagatgaagagataccaatcattttggGGTGA